One window of the bacterium genome contains the following:
- a CDS encoding DUF2079 domain-containing protein — MKRKKSRQANQDKKGIWIITLGNALLIAGFFLYKNIPFSIWKLFFLIFLVSSFVFLNTQLLNLNKDIPKIATWLILLFLTFLYIAIYSYLSVIQYNGFFTGHFDLAYFDQIIWNALHGRFFDPSLLGYNFLGEHFSPMLFIFVPFYALWQDPRMLFILQSLFLGLGAIPIFLIARDKLQHNLLSLSLSFVYLLHPFLTRVVLFEFYEICLAPFFISLCFYFLQRRNWIAYFVFLFFSLMIKEEISLIVMTFGIYSFFKKSRKIGVATFLLGIFWACLSLGILIPKIRAATSHGLEKSYKHFGRYGAFGLTPKEAIKNLVFKPHKTLIKALSPYIDKKLTNLFALIFSSSVFSIMGIEIFFLVLPVVLLHFLSSWGPQYLLTWQYPASIIPFTVISSTYGLSFLLKKLKNQHLHFGFFLYFLSIAILSNYFFGLRALNQKSGTVHHAFSYDSTNHKTFLSFPKENLIYYYKTKEERKIFGVLKKIIPKERSLSVKDNLLAHFSHQKASLYSFPNIEKADYIIINSYGIDKWVVSWENPEEYNRILGNIWKHREFKPFFALSITEGGIGIFGKEIYREEIIKRAEGLVKSNPSQETYCVLGSIYFYSNRLKEAKESIMNALKPDPNNLYAKQMLEECKKVIDKSFSPKIFSPYQNLK; from the coding sequence ATGAAAAGGAAGAAATCTAGGCAAGCCAATCAGGATAAAAAAGGCATTTGGATAATTACTCTGGGCAATGCCTTATTGATTGCGGGATTTTTTCTTTATAAAAATATCCCTTTTTCTATCTGGAAGCTCTTTTTTCTTATCTTTTTAGTAAGCAGCTTTGTCTTTCTTAATACCCAATTGCTTAATTTAAACAAAGATATTCCAAAGATTGCAACTTGGCTTATTCTTCTTTTTTTAACCTTTCTTTATATTGCCATCTATTCCTATCTTTCTGTTATCCAATACAATGGGTTCTTTACAGGACATTTTGATCTAGCATATTTTGATCAGATTATTTGGAATGCTCTTCATGGAAGGTTTTTTGATCCTTCCCTATTGGGTTATAATTTCCTTGGTGAGCATTTCTCTCCTATGCTTTTTATCTTTGTTCCATTTTATGCTTTATGGCAAGACCCAAGGATGCTTTTTATCCTACAAAGTCTATTCCTTGGATTAGGAGCAATTCCTATATTCTTGATTGCAAGGGATAAGCTACAACACAACCTTTTAAGTTTATCATTGTCATTTGTTTATCTTCTCCATCCCTTTCTTACAAGGGTAGTTCTTTTTGAATTTTATGAAATTTGCCTGGCTCCTTTCTTTATCTCTCTTTGCTTCTATTTCCTTCAGAGAAGAAATTGGATTGCCTATTTTGTCTTTTTATTTTTTTCTTTAATGATTAAAGAAGAGATTTCACTTATAGTAATGACTTTTGGTATCTATAGTTTCTTTAAAAAAAGCAGAAAGATAGGAGTAGCTACATTTTTATTGGGAATATTTTGGGCTTGTCTCTCGCTAGGTATATTGATTCCTAAGATTAGAGCAGCAACTAGCCATGGATTAGAAAAATCCTATAAACATTTTGGAAGATATGGTGCTTTTGGCTTGACTCCTAAAGAGGCTATAAAAAACCTTGTTTTTAAACCTCATAAGACTTTAATAAAGGCACTTTCCCCATATATTGATAAAAAATTAACTAATCTTTTTGCTCTTATTTTTTCTTCTTCTGTTTTTTCTATTATGGGAATTGAAATATTCTTTTTAGTCCTTCCTGTTGTTCTTCTTCACTTTTTATCTTCTTGGGGTCCTCAATATCTTTTGACTTGGCAATATCCAGCCTCTATTATTCCTTTTACAGTAATTTCATCTACTTATGGCTTGTCTTTTTTATTAAAAAAATTAAAAAATCAGCACCTTCACTTTGGATTCTTTCTTTATTTCTTATCAATAGCTATTCTTTCAAATTACTTTTTTGGCTTAAGGGCTTTAAATCAAAAATCAGGAACTGTCCACCATGCTTTCTCTTATGATTCTACCAACCATAAAACCTTCCTCTCATTTCCAAAAGAGAATCTAATATATTATTACAAGACAAAAGAAGAAAGAAAGATATTTGGGGTGTTAAAAAAGATAATTCCCAAAGAAAGGTCTCTTTCTGTTAAAGATAACCTCCTTGCCCATTTTTCTCATCAGAAAGCCTCTCTTTATTCTTTTCCTAACATTGAAAAGGCAGATTATATAATTATAAATTCTTATGGCATTGACAAATGGGTAGTGTCTTGGGAAAATCCTGAAGAATACAACAGAATTTTAGGTAATATTTGGAAACATAGAGAATTTAAACCATTTTTCGCTCTTTCTATAACTGAAGGAGGAATTGGAATTTTTGGAAAAGAGATTTATAGAGAAGAAATAATCAAAAGGGCAGAGGGTTTAGTAAAGTCTAATCCTTCACAGGAGACATATTGTGTATTAGGATCAATATATTTCTATAGCAACAGGCTTAAAGAGGCAAAAGAAAGTATTATGAATGCTTTAAAGCCTGATCCAAATAATCTTTATGCCAAACAGATGCTTGAGGAATGTAAAAAAGTGATTGACAAGTCATTTTCGCCAAAAATTTTCTCTCCATATCAAAACCTCAAGTAA